The Aureimonas mangrovi genome includes a region encoding these proteins:
- a CDS encoding Re/Si-specific NAD(P)(+) transhydrogenase subunit alpha, translating into MKLFVPREREGGETRVAASPDTVKKLAGLGFAVTVENGAGEGSRITDDAFEAAGATIGSAEDAKDADVVLKVRRPNGEDLSTYRKGAVVIATMDPYGHEDAVEAMAKAGVTAFAMEFMPRITRAQVMDVLSSQANLAGYQAVLDAAFEFDRAFPMMMTAAGTVPAARVFVMGAGVAGLQAIATARRLGAVVTATDVRPAAKEQVESLGAKFIAIEDEEFKAAETAGGYAKQMSAEYQAKQAELTASHIAKQDVVITTALIPGRPAPKLISREMVESMKPGSVIVDLAVERGGNVEGAVPGEVAQVGPAKIVGHLNMAGRIAASASLLYARNLSAFLETLVDKEAKALKLDLSEELQKATVLSHEGRVVHPAFAKEEAPVEAAPTDTVGDAPKGEV; encoded by the coding sequence ATGAAGCTTTTCGTGCCACGTGAGCGCGAAGGCGGCGAGACGCGCGTCGCGGCCTCGCCCGATACCGTGAAGAAGCTGGCGGGGCTCGGCTTCGCCGTTACCGTCGAGAACGGCGCGGGCGAGGGCTCGCGCATCACCGACGACGCCTTCGAGGCGGCCGGAGCGACGATCGGCTCGGCCGAGGACGCGAAGGACGCCGACGTCGTCCTGAAGGTGCGCCGCCCGAACGGCGAAGATCTGAGCACGTATCGCAAGGGGGCGGTCGTCATCGCGACGATGGACCCCTACGGCCACGAAGACGCGGTCGAGGCGATGGCGAAGGCCGGCGTGACCGCCTTCGCGATGGAATTCATGCCGCGCATCACGCGCGCGCAGGTGATGGACGTCCTGTCCAGCCAAGCCAATCTCGCCGGCTATCAGGCCGTGCTCGACGCGGCCTTCGAGTTCGACCGCGCCTTTCCGATGATGATGACGGCGGCCGGCACGGTTCCCGCGGCGCGTGTCTTCGTGATGGGGGCGGGCGTCGCTGGCCTCCAGGCGATCGCCACCGCACGCCGCCTCGGCGCAGTGGTCACGGCGACGGACGTGCGCCCCGCGGCCAAGGAGCAGGTGGAATCGCTCGGCGCGAAGTTCATCGCGATCGAGGACGAGGAATTCAAGGCGGCCGAGACGGCAGGCGGCTACGCCAAGCAGATGTCGGCGGAGTATCAGGCCAAGCAGGCCGAGCTCACCGCCTCGCACATCGCCAAGCAGGACGTCGTCATCACCACGGCGCTGATCCCCGGCCGGCCCGCGCCGAAGCTGATCTCCCGCGAAATGGTGGAATCGATGAAGCCGGGCTCGGTCATCGTCGATCTGGCCGTGGAGCGCGGCGGCAATGTCGAGGGCGCAGTGCCGGGCGAGGTGGCGCAGGTCGGCCCCGCGAAGATCGTCGGCCATCTGAATATGGCCGGCCGTATCGCCGCGAGCGCCTCGCTCCTCTACGCGCGCAACCTTTCCGCCTTCCTCGAGACCCTTGTCGACAAAGAGGCCAAGGCCCTGAAGCTCGATCTGTCCGAGGAGCTTCAGAAGGCGACGGTGCTGAGCCATGAGGGGCGCGTCGTCCATCCGGCCTTCGCCAAGGAAGAAGCGCCGGTCGAAGCGGCACCGACCGATACGGTGGGCGATGCGCCGAAGGGAGAGGTGTGA
- a CDS encoding aa3-type cytochrome c oxidase subunit IV yields the protein MAEDFSNEPIVSAPMDYPQHERTYAGFLWLVKYGSIAIVAILLAMLASLIGSWGILGGLFVFIASGAVLAYVLS from the coding sequence TTGGCTGAAGACTTCTCGAACGAGCCCATCGTCAGCGCCCCGATGGACTATCCCCAGCACGAGCGGACCTATGCCGGTTTTCTCTGGCTCGTGAAGTACGGCTCGATCGCGATCGTCGCCATTCTTCTCGCGATGCTCGCGAGCCTCATCGGCTCCTGGGGCATTCTCGGCGGGCTCTTCGTCTTCATCGCTTCGGGCGCAGTCCTCGCCTACGTTCTGAGCTGA
- a CDS encoding type 1 glutamine amidotransferase domain-containing protein: MPSINQARIAILATDGFEQSELVQPLEKLKAAGATVEVISIKSGEIKGWDKTDWGDSVPVDKLVSDVTVNDYDALVLPGGQINPDKLRADETAVKFVHDFYNTKKTLAAICHGPWLLVEAGVIKDRDVTSYKSIKTDIVNAGGRWHDEEVVTDQALITSRNPNDLPAFIAKIIEEVEEGRHEKREAA; the protein is encoded by the coding sequence ATGCCGAGCATCAATCAAGCCAGGATTGCCATTCTCGCAACGGACGGCTTCGAGCAGTCCGAACTGGTGCAGCCCCTCGAGAAGCTGAAGGCGGCCGGCGCGACGGTCGAGGTGATCTCGATCAAGAGCGGCGAGATCAAGGGGTGGGACAAGACCGACTGGGGCGACAGCGTTCCCGTGGACAAGCTCGTCAGCGACGTGACGGTCAACGACTACGACGCGCTCGTCCTGCCAGGCGGCCAGATCAACCCCGACAAGCTGCGCGCCGATGAAACCGCCGTGAAATTCGTTCACGATTTCTACAACACCAAGAAGACGCTTGCCGCGATCTGCCACGGCCCTTGGCTTCTGGTGGAGGCGGGCGTCATCAAGGATCGCGACGTCACGTCCTACAAGTCGATCAAGACGGACATCGTCAATGCCGGCGGTCGTTGGCACGACGAAGAGGTCGTCACGGACCAGGCGCTCATCACCTCGCGCAACCCCAACGATCTTCCGGCCTTCATTGCCAAGATCATCGAGGAGGTCGAGGAAGGCCGCCACGAGAAGCGTGAAGCCGCCTGA
- a CDS encoding regulatory protein RecX, whose protein sequence is MSAVRKNGEAKRRARPVTADYLFRAAVHYLERYASSSGNLRRVLERKAARRLREADDGDGEPPDVIALIDETLARLLELKLIDDAEFARARVASLRRRGASRRQTAAKLAEKGVERETAEAAMAADETDEREAALAYARRRRLGPHRAREREERRDRDVAAMMRAGFSYADAAFAVDGDRPAH, encoded by the coding sequence ATGAGCGCGGTGAGGAAGAACGGCGAGGCGAAGCGGCGGGCAAGGCCGGTGACGGCCGACTATCTGTTCCGCGCCGCCGTCCATTATCTCGAGCGCTACGCCTCATCGAGCGGCAATCTGCGCCGCGTTCTCGAACGCAAGGCCGCGCGTCGGCTGCGCGAAGCCGACGACGGGGACGGCGAGCCGCCTGACGTCATCGCCCTCATCGACGAGACGCTCGCGCGCCTTCTGGAACTGAAGCTGATCGACGACGCGGAGTTCGCGCGGGCGCGGGTCGCGAGCCTGCGCCGGCGCGGCGCGTCTCGCCGGCAGACCGCCGCCAAGCTTGCCGAGAAGGGTGTCGAACGCGAGACAGCGGAGGCCGCGATGGCGGCCGACGAGACCGACGAGCGCGAGGCCGCCCTCGCTTATGCCCGGCGCCGTCGCCTCGGCCCACACCGTGCAAGAGAGCGCGAGGAGCGCCGGGACCGGGACGTCGCGGCGATGATGCGCGCGGGGTTCTCCTATGCGGATGCGGCCTTCGCGGTGGATGGCGATCGTCCCGCGCACTGA
- a CDS encoding chromosome partitioning protein ParA has product MTPVISIGSLKTAGTTTLAMTLAAVASAADIPVVLIDASRDADLVAWGGKAGRPRHCTVEAAEDEASLERLVRAARRRGDVAIIDCGDGADAIRAGARLADKALIPVRFSPLSVCAAVVTDRLLAADAGKGRRGRERAFAATAVTAIPSRIARAIEATVEESATRRLAIGLVQRAAYEAPFLHGGTIFTLDERVAPGLDRARAEAAMLAYEVGLLGREAAEGAPVPLARAA; this is encoded by the coding sequence ATGACCCCTGTGATCTCGATCGGTTCGCTCAAGACGGCCGGCACCACCACGCTCGCCATGACGCTCGCCGCCGTCGCTTCCGCCGCCGACATTCCGGTCGTCCTCATCGATGCCTCGCGTGACGCGGACCTCGTCGCCTGGGGCGGGAAGGCCGGTCGCCCGCGCCACTGCACTGTCGAGGCCGCCGAGGACGAGGCGAGCCTGGAACGCCTCGTGCGCGCGGCCCGCCGCCGCGGTGATGTCGCCATCATCGATTGCGGCGACGGCGCCGACGCGATCCGCGCCGGTGCGCGGCTTGCCGACAAGGCTCTGATCCCGGTCCGCTTCTCGCCGCTCTCGGTCTGCGCGGCCGTCGTCACGGATCGCCTGCTGGCCGCTGATGCGGGCAAGGGCCGGCGCGGCCGCGAGCGTGCCTTTGCGGCGACCGCCGTCACCGCGATTCCGAGCCGCATCGCACGCGCCATCGAGGCCACGGTCGAAGAGAGCGCGACGCGGCGCCTCGCGATCGGCCTCGTCCAACGCGCGGCCTACGAGGCGCCCTTCCTGCATGGCGGCACGATCTTCACGCTGGACGAGCGTGTGGCGCCCGGCCTCGACCGCGCCCGCGCCGAAGCGGCGATGCTCGCCTACGAGGTCGGGCTTCTCGGGCGCGAGGCCGCCGAGGGCGCGCCGGTGCCGCTCGCCCGTGCCGCCTGA
- a CDS encoding gamma-glutamyl-gamma-aminobutyrate hydrolase family protein, which yields MTEPLLVAVPADVRSFENYSWHASPDTYLKAILSVAGAVPVIVPAIEGIDIGALLSRFDGVLTTGSATNVHPERYGASASPAHEPYDPARDTLSLAIIDEALKREMPLLAICRGHQEMNVAFGGTLATEIQTLDGRADHRAPTAPEQAERFALRHTVEVAKGGRLAAIVGEAPFEVNSLHRQAVDRLGEGLVAEALAEDGTVEAIAPRDAKGFALGVQWHPEYWAASDPASAAIFRAFGEACRLYRDAQRSR from the coding sequence ATGACCGAGCCCCTCCTCGTCGCCGTTCCAGCAGACGTGCGATCCTTCGAGAACTACTCCTGGCATGCGAGCCCGGACACCTACCTGAAGGCGATCCTCTCGGTCGCCGGGGCGGTGCCGGTGATCGTGCCCGCGATCGAAGGCATCGACATCGGCGCGCTCCTCTCGCGCTTCGACGGCGTCCTGACCACCGGGTCTGCAACGAACGTGCATCCCGAGCGCTACGGCGCGAGTGCGAGCCCGGCCCACGAGCCTTACGATCCGGCGCGCGACACGCTGTCGCTCGCGATAATCGACGAGGCGTTGAAGCGCGAGATGCCGCTTCTGGCGATCTGCCGCGGCCATCAGGAAATGAACGTCGCCTTCGGCGGCACGCTCGCCACGGAGATCCAGACCCTGGACGGGCGCGCCGACCACCGCGCGCCGACCGCGCCCGAGCAGGCCGAGCGTTTCGCGTTGCGCCATACCGTGGAGGTCGCCAAGGGCGGGCGCCTCGCCGCGATCGTCGGCGAGGCGCCGTTCGAGGTGAATTCGCTGCATCGGCAGGCCGTGGACCGGCTGGGCGAGGGCCTCGTGGCCGAGGCCCTCGCGGAGGACGGCACGGTCGAGGCGATCGCCCCGCGCGATGCGAAGGGATTCGCGCTCGGCGTTCAATGGCACCCGGAATACTGGGCGGCGAGCGACCCAGCCTCGGCCGCGATCTTCCGTGCCTTCGGCGAGGCCTGCCGGCTCTACCGCGACGCGCAGAGGTCGCGCT